From Argopecten irradians isolate NY chromosome 3, Ai_NY, whole genome shotgun sequence:
tatcaaaataaatatagataagTGACTACTTTTAACTTGAACATTATTAATTACCGCATGGTCACTCAGGTATGACCAAGTCTGACCAAGGTGTGAAAACAGGAAAGTTGGCCAGACTGGAATGATGTTCACTTAAAAAGTTGGCTAGACTGGAATGAACCTTCTCTACCtatgagggtgtgacaacaaaatcacaaccctcgggGCAATTTCTGAATGTCCAACcatcggcaagcctcgggttgaacGTTCATaaattacccctcgggttgtgattttgttgtcacaccctctaggcaGGGAAAATTTTTATTAATCTGTCATGGCTAAAACCGGTGACACATCAGTGAATGGTGTGAGAAAGAGAAATATTTGTCCTAGTTACTACACGATAACCCTGTCAAATATAGGAGAAAATCAAACCATAACATGTAGCCAAACAAGAGTTAGAAAAACAGATTTCAAGCTTCTCGAACCATCATCCTAGATGTTTTCAGTGGTATACCTATATCATTGCTAGGGAAATAATTCCAAAGCATTGATCTGACGTCCGTCTGCCCGGTGTATGTCTTGTAGGGGCCGTTCAGGTTAGAATTGAGGCAGTCGTGGTGCCACCAGGCGCCCTCATATACCACTGCGCAGTTATATTCCTGACTGTCATGATCTCTATCGGAGGTTGTGAAGCCGTAGCCGTTGTGGTAACTTAAGGAATCAGCTGTGAAAGACAAAGacttatatatcttatttactTTAGAAATAATTAGATGTTCGGGCACATTTGTTTTTTGGTTATATATTCCATATTCCTATATAATAAGGTTAAGGGTCATCCGGACAACTACACAGATAAAATAGAACTAATTGCATTCCGAGTACTGCTGAATTTGAACTGACCAGGCTGTAACTGGATGATATCACCAATATATAATTGTAACATCAAATACCtttgtatttgatttttcaACTTCAACATCAATACTATCTCCAGATACTAAAAGACCAAACATTATAAAGCATTTTGCAGTATCTTGTTAAGAAGAAGGCGCCTTTTAGTCTCCATAGCTTACATCgttgacaataaaaaagcagCATCGCCTTATCATTAAAATCGTGATAACCTTTCCCGATATAAATACGTTATTTATCGAGCCAGTATAATACTTACTAATGTTACCAGATTTACCCTGTACGTTGAGTCTGTAATTTTCAGCTTCACTGGCTACCTGAAAGGTCGTGTACTGAGCATACCCATTTGTTCCGTCCCAACTTTCTAGTTCCACTCGGAGAACTCTCGGGTTAAGCGTCAGAAGCCAAATCTTCTCATTACCTTTAGTAGAGAAGAAATTAGCTTCACATACATAACGTTTTTCatgttgcaaaaaaaaaaaaaaaataagattagttttttttccttttgacTGATATATCCCACATACGTCAGATAATGTTCTTGGATCTTATATCAATATGTTTAGACAGTAGTTCTAACCTAGCCAGAAATTTCCTGAGAGATCCCCGAAACCATTCTTGTAATCTGCCCAATTCCGATTGAAACCAACATCTCCACTTGTCCGTCGTTGAATCACCTGAGTAGAatttataaacatacaatgttatatttgtaattttcaaaaatcatacatgaaaattaaaactgCAGTAGAagtcaaataataataaattgctTTAAACATTAACCAACTATCTCACTACGCATCAAGCGAACCTTTGATTATTCCacattacataaaataaatgttttaaaatcaataaagcTGGTAATATTCGTCGATTCAACTGGTTTTTCTTTCTTAAATACCGAAAACGTTTTTGTTACTGTTACGGTGTTAAGTTGTATGCCACGGGTATCATTTTCTTGTATTGAGTTTAACTTTCATTTCTGTAATGAAATTGTAACGTGGGACTAGCGAGATCAGTCTCCAATTAGGGATACGAAAACATAATTAGCGTGTAAAGAAACAACATAgagataaaatatgataaaagtaTGATCACTTTGTCAAGATATTTACAACTTGttcaccacacattaacacaaTTAACATTGCCTCAGCATACCTCCTTCCGTCCACTCCCAAACACATCTCTCTTTCAGTCATACATCAATAGCATGTCTGCGCAGCCGTGTGGTGTCTGAATGATATGTTGGTGACGTTACACATGAATGTCGGGAAAATAATCCCTTACACAATTAACGATCCGGTGGCCATCAAGTTCAAGTAATCTTTATTTAAAGTGGGTacaatattttacaacaaaagTGTATAAGGGTTTTACAACCGCCTTTATgtcaaagatataaaaaaaaaatataacaatacattgtacttcTCCaactaaagggaggtaattcaagTGTTTGAGAAAAAATACAACAGTACTCTGTACAAGTTGCTACAATGGTATTTCTTTATCACATTACAATTGTATTTTCACAAATAACAGAACTTCAACAGTTTGTGTCATTCCAAAACGAAATAAAGTTCTTGTTTGAAAATAGATTAAgcttacataatatatttgaAGTTTGTCAGTGTttgctttttttaaatttcaatatactttatattagTCTGGTTCCCTGCTGCGAATGCTCCGAAAGCTCTGCGCTATTCTTAAAGGAAACCAGACTAACTTTATATAAGTCAAATCAACTTTGTTGTTCATGCTATTTGATGCACTAGCTGCAACCAATCTCTTCTTATACCGAATGGCGATAATCAGAATGCCAAATATTTCCCTGAAGAATTTCTACTTATTTAATTTCGTACATCGTGATATCACGTGACTTCCTAATAAATATCATAAGTCTACAAAGTCATGATACTTTAAGTTTGTTTCATACTTACAATCCACGGACCACCCTCTGTGTCCATATCAATGTATACTTGGATTTGTCCAccatttatatcatagtcaTACACACCGGATGCTGGAATAAAGATATTAAATAGCcttttgtattaaaatcatatttcacgTAATCATAAAAGTGCTCAAAcgcgaattcaaatgtttcgtGAATAATTTTATTAGAATGTAATTATAGAAgatgaatatacaatgtacttttatTGGGTGAAATACTGGTTTGTCTCTCATACTTATGGGTGTAATACTGATGTATATGATGCAATATGCACGTGACATCTatggctgtatgacatggctactCATGCAATTTAGCCTAGTGACATCACTGCTTGagcaaaattactattttcttggtaaaaattaacatttttgttttcagacaCTAGACTGGTTCAACTACAAAACAATAGGATTTGCGTTTGAAATAACATGTGCTATTTTCATAAATGGATAATAAAAGCTAGTCACGGTTTTCTTCGAACTTTTTGAAAATGGCGAGGTATCATAACTGTAAAATTGtgataaaacgtcgaggtatgagagaatatACTCCTTCATACCTCCTTCATACGTAGAAATGAATATTCTACCCCAGGAATCACGAATTGTTGTAAAATCGGGCTTTAAAACAGtatttgtgatcccgagggaaGAATTCCCCTGTCCGTTCTATCCACATATAAAAGAGTTTTACAAAACAGTCTTTACAATACATTTTTACTAACAGATACACGAAATATGTTGGTTTACAGTGACATTTTGTTACTGTTTAAAAGCTGCCATAAAAAAGAATAACTCCAAGAATGAAATTGCACTCTGAATATTTGATCCAAGATTAACCTTTCAGCCTACAAAAGTTCTCAGAGGACGACCATAATGTAAGTAATTGCGATCTAGAGATATCCCTGTTATGCCTTAGAAACCTTTTGTTaaagtgataaaaaaaaagattatacAATATGGGAAGGAATTTCCTAATTGATTTATATGGATGACTAATGTTAGCTTAGTCTTTTTAATCTCAAAATCCATGTTTCCCCCTTTCTTTATTTTCACACTAAGAATTGCTCACACATTTACGTAGGCCTGTGATACATGAATGCGTGTACCATTGTGTACCGAGTTAGATATTAACGTGATGGTGTGTACTAAATAAGCTATTTATGTGTCCCTTGGTACCAAGTTAAGATATTCACATACCTGTGTGTACCAAGTTAAGATATTTATGTGCCTGTCTATACCAAGTTAAGATGTTTACATGCCTGCGTGTACAAAGTTAAGATATTTACATGTCTGTGTGTACCgagtttaaatatttaaatgtccCTCTTATACCAAATTAAGATGTTTATATACCCGTGTGTACCAAGTTAAGATATTTATGTACCCATGTGTACCAAGTTAAGATATTTACGTGCCCCTCTGTACCAAATTAAGATGATTATATACCCGTGTGTACAAAGTTAAGATATTTATTTACCCATGTGTATCAAGTTAAGATATTTACGTGCCCCTCTGTACCAAATTAAGATGTTTATATACCCGTGTGTACCAAGTTAAGATATTTATTTACCCATGTGTATCAAGTTAAGATATTTACGTGCCCCTCTGTACCAAATTAAGATGTTTATATACCCGTGTGTACCAAGTTAAGATATTTATTTACCCATGTGTATCAAGTTAAGATATTTACGTGCCCCTCTGTACCAAATTAAGATGTTTATATACCCGTGTGTACCAAGTTAAGATATTTATTTACCCATGTGTATCAAGTTAAGATATTTACGTGCCCCTCTGTACCAAATTAAGATGTTTATATACCCGTGTGTACCAAGTTAAGATATTTATGTAACCATGTGTATCAAGTTAAGATATTTACGTGCCCCTCTGTAccaaattaaaatgtttatatacccGTGTGTACCAAGTTAAGATATTTATGTACCCAGGTGTACCAAGTTAAGATATTTTCGTGCCCCGTTTGTACCAAGTTAAGGTATTTATGTACCCATGTGTACCAAGTTAAGATATTTATGTACCAAGGTGTACCAAGTTAAGATATTTTCGTGCCCGTTTGTACCAAGTTAAGGTATTTATGTACCCATGTGTACCAAGTTAAGATATTTATGTACCCGTTTGTACCAAGTTAAGGTATTTATGTACCCATGTGTACCAAGTTAAGATATTTATGTACCCGTTTGTACCAAGTTAAGATAGTTATGTACCCGTGTGTACCAAGCTAAGATATTTACGTGTCCCTGTGTAACAAATCATGTAGAAACTTACGTAGTGGCTTTGAGAAGTATTTGATTGAGTTAGACTCAGCAGCTGATGCCGTCTCGGTTATTGCTCTGGAGTAGGTGCGACACATTTTATTTCCCTCCGTGTATGAGAAAGACATACATTCGTCTTCAGTGATGCAATGGTTTGCGCAACCTATATGGTTTTCGATTCCTGCTTTTGAACCAATTATTTCCGAGCCGATATTCAACTGGTCAACTTGGTGTATTCTCTTGAACTGGCTGATTTCACAGACGTCCTCCCCGAAGGAGGAGTGTATGGtgacaaaaaatgaaatgatacactgaaatttcattttcattttagcCCGCATTATTTTCATGTGTTGATTTGACTAGCACTCCCCTATCACGCTCAGTTTCTGCTTGACCTATTGATTCAGTCCTTGTTGCTAGCTTTATTTGAGCGATCTTATCACGTGATAATTTAGACCAGTGGTTTTCAGCGTCCTGGTCCGTACTCGAACATAATTATGATGATAATAAGCCCTTTATAGATAATTTAGTCCCCACGTGGGACATCTAGTTTCATGGTTTATTAGACAAGGGATCACATGTCAATAGGTTTCGAAAAGGAATAATACTAGCTCAAAATAGTTATCAAATATTCAAAGCAATACAAGTGATTCTCAAATAATTGTAAGTTTTCCGAAAATATATCGTTATTTATCTTTCATTGAGCAAGTAAAAAATTAATTCTTGGATATAAACTTTAATAAAAActcaacaaaaataacaataacaccaacaacaacaacaatttgATTATATCGTCTTTGATTGCAATAAAGTGTATGCAACTTCTTATCAGGTTCAGGGTAGT
This genomic window contains:
- the LOC138318516 gene encoding ficolin-3-like → MDTEGGPWIVIQRRTSGDVGFNRNWADYKNGFGDLSGNFWLGNEKIWLLTLNPRVLRVELESWDGTNGYAQYTTFQVASEAENYRLNVQGKSGNITDSLSYHNGYGFTTSDRDHDSQEYNCAVVYEGAWWHHDCLNSNLNGPYKTYTGQTDVRSMLWNYFPSNDIGIPLKTSRMMVREA